TTCCCGGTCGGTTCGTCGGCGAGGATCATCGAAGGGGAATTGACGAGGGCGCGGGCGATCGCCACGCGCTGCCGCTGTCCGCCGGAGAGCTGCGTCGGCACCGCCTTGACGCGCCCGGCGAGGCCGACCCGATCGAGCGCCGCCATCGCCCGGTCGCGCCGCTCGACGCGCGGCACGCCGCCGTAGAGCATCGGCAGCTCGACGTTGCGCAGCAGCGTGGCCCGCGGCAGCAGGTTGAAGCTCTGGAAGACGAAGCCGATCTCGCGGTTCCGCACGTCGGCGAGCTCGCGCGAGCTGAGCCGCGAGACCTCGCGCCCGGCGAGCCAGTAGTCGCCCGCGGTCGGGACGTCGAGGCAGCCGAGGATGTGCATCAAGGTGGACTTGCCCGAGCCGGAGGGGCCCATGATCGCCAGGTACTCCCCCCGCCGCACGTCGAGGTCCACGCCGCGCAGCGCGTGCACGGCGTTCTCCCCGGCGTCGTAGACCTTCGTCACGCCGCGGAGGGAAATGATCGTGTCGGAGGAGGGCTGGGCTTCAAGCGCGGCGCTGGTCGCGGTCATCGATGGTCCACCTCGCGAGCGGACGCCCCGCGCGCGGCGCGGGCGTTCTTCGCTGCGGCAAGGATACGGCCGCGGCCGGGCCGCGCGCGACGCGCCGGCCGACCGCTGGCCTCCCCGATCCGGCCGCTCGCCGCGCGGCGCCGCGCCGGACGCGCGCGGCGGCGCGCCCGCCTCAGAGTTCCAAGCCGAGCGCGGCGACCGCCGCGGCGAAGTCGGGGGGCGGCGGCGCGGTGACGATCAGTTCGCCGCGCCCCAGGAGATCCGGCAGCTCGAGCCGCCACGCGTGGAGCAGCGTCCTCCCCGGATCGAGCGCGCGCCGCAGTTCCGGGTCGCGCACGCCGCGCTGGCGCGGCCCGCCGTACAGGTCGTCGCCGACGATCGGATGCCCGGCCGCGGCGAGATGGACGCGGATCTGGTGGGTCCGCCCGGTCTCCGGATGGAGCTCGACGAGCGAGGCGTGGGCGCCCGCCCCGCGCACGACGTAGCGGGTGCGGGCCGCGCGCCCCGCGGGATCGACGAGCATCCGCCGCCGGTCGCGGCGGTCGGGGCCGAGCGGCGCGTCGTAGAGGCCGTTCGCCGGCCGCGGCCGGCCCCAGACGACCGCGAGGTAGGTCTTCCGCAGCCGCCGTTCGGAAAGGGCCAGCGCGAGCGCGCGGTGCATCTCCTCGTCGCGGGCGAGCAGGACGACGCCGCTCGTCGTCACGTCGAGGCGGTGGACGAGCAGCGTCGCCGCCGGATCGATCCCCCACCCCTCGCGCTCCGCGGCGGGGAGCGCCGCGACGAGTCGCGCCGCGGCGGCGCCGGGGTCGGCCCGCTTCGTGGCGAGGCTCAGGCCGGCCGGCTTGTCCACCGCCAGCAGCCGCTCGTCGGCGTAAAGGAGGCGGGCGATCACGGCGCGACGCGCGGCGCCGGATCGACCAGCGACTCCAGCGGCCGCTCGGGCGAGGTCGGGTGCGCGGCGAACCACGCGTAGAGCGGGCGGCGGTAGTCCTCCGCTATCAGCTCCCCGGTGAGGCCCGTCAGGCCGTCCATGCTCTCGAGCATGTAGTTCGTGACGAGGATCTTGTAGCGCGCCTCAGGGTCGAGCGGCGCGCCGCTTTTCGCCAGCAGCCAGCGGCGCCCTTCCCAGCGCAGGCCGCCGAGCCCCCAGACGGCGCCCGGCTTCGGGCGGCGCAGGAACGAGGCGAGCCGCCGGCCGTCGATCTCGACCAGCCGCAGCTCGTTGCGGAACGGCAGCAGCGAGACGACGGTCCCGCGCGTCACCGGCCCCGGCGGCAGCCCCTGCCGCACGCCGTGCGGATTGACGATCGCCGCGTCGGCCGCCGGAACCCGCTCCAGCAGCGCGTCGGAAACGAGGTTGTAGACCGGCCAGCCGTCGTCCACGCCGCGCGCGCTGAAGGCGACGACCTCGCCGTAGTCCGCGGCGAGCCGGGTCTCCCACTTCGAGATCTCCGCCCGCACGGCCGGATCGGCGGGAGCGTCGGCGCGTTCGACCATCTCGACCGCCTTGACGTCGAGCACGTCGGCGGCGCCGGTCTTCGGATCGACGTCGAGGTCGATCCGCACGTAGCCGCCGAAGTTCGACCCCGCGTTGACGAACCACGCGCCGCCGCCCCACGCCCGCTCGCAGCGGAACTCGTGCGTGTGGCCGCCGACGAAGAGCGCGACGCCGAGGTCCTTCGTCTCGCGCGCGAGGCGCCGCATGTCCCGCTGCGAGGCGTGGCCGAGGACGATCACGACCTGCGCCCCGGCGGCCCTCGCCGCCGCCGCGGCGCGCCGCAGCGCCGGCTGGTACTGCTCGACGGTCAGCCCGTCGAAGTGCGAGGCTTGGTGCGGCTGCATCGTGTAGAGCCCGACGACGCCGATCTTCAGCCCCTGCTCCTCGATCAGCGCGAACTGCGGGAAGGCCGGCTTGCCGTCCTCGCCGAGGATGTTGGCGGCGACGAACGGGAAGCGCGCCTCGCGCCGCAGCTCGTCGAGCGCCGCGCGGCCGAAGTCGAACTCGTGGTTGCCGAGGGCGCTGACGTCGTACCCCATCAGGTTCATCGCCGCGACCGCGGGCTTGCCGTCGTAGACGGTCGCGAGAGCCGGGCCGGTCGCGACGTCCCCCGCGGAGAGGACGAGGAACGAGGCGGGAACGTACCCTTCCGCCGTCTTCCAGCGGGCGAGCATCTCCGCCGCGCCGCCGACGCGCCGCGCGCCGCGATTCTGCGGCTCGAGCCAGCCGTGCATGTCGCCGGTGACGAGCACCTTGAGCGGCGCGCCCCACGCGGCGGCCGCGGCGCACGCGGCGCAGAGGAGCGCCGCGGCCCAACGCCGCGCGCGGTTCACGCCTCCTCCCCGGGAACGGCCGGCTTCGCCGCGAGGCGGCGGAGCATCGCG
The sequence above is a segment of the bacterium genome. Coding sequences within it:
- a CDS encoding RNA pseudouridine synthase, with the translated sequence MIARLLYADERLLAVDKPAGLSLATKRADPGAAAARLVAALPAAEREGWGIDPAATLLVHRLDVTTSGVVLLARDEEMHRALALALSERRLRKTYLAVVWGRPRPANGLYDAPLGPDRRDRRRMLVDPAGRAARTRYVVRGAGAHASLVELHPETGRTHQIRVHLAAAGHPIVGDDLYGGPRQRGVRDPELRRALDPGRTLLHAWRLELPDLLGRGELIVTAPPPPDFAAAVAALGLEL
- a CDS encoding ABC transporter ATP-binding protein; translation: MTATSAALEAQPSSDTIISLRGVTKVYDAGENAVHALRGVDLDVRRGEYLAIMGPSGSGKSTLMHILGCLDVPTAGDYWLAGREVSRLSSRELADVRNREIGFVFQSFNLLPRATLLRNVELPMLYGGVPRVERRDRAMAALDRVGLAGRVKAVPTQLSGGQRQRVAIARALVNSPSMILADEPTGNLDSKTGKEILELFAELHAQGHTVVLVTHDPSVGARARRVIRIVDGLVAADMNGGDVVAEA
- a CDS encoding bifunctional metallophosphatase/5'-nucleotidase — its product is MNRARRWAAALLCAACAAAAAWGAPLKVLVTGDMHGWLEPQNRGARRVGGAAEMLARWKTAEGYVPASFLVLSAGDVATGPALATVYDGKPAVAAMNLMGYDVSALGNHEFDFGRAALDELRREARFPFVAANILGEDGKPAFPQFALIEEQGLKIGVVGLYTMQPHQASHFDGLTVEQYQPALRRAAAAARAAGAQVVIVLGHASQRDMRRLARETKDLGVALFVGGHTHEFRCERAWGGGAWFVNAGSNFGGYVRIDLDVDPKTGAADVLDVKAVEMVERADAPADPAVRAEISKWETRLAADYGEVVAFSARGVDDGWPVYNLVSDALLERVPAADAAIVNPHGVRQGLPPGPVTRGTVVSLLPFRNELRLVEIDGRRLASFLRRPKPGAVWGLGGLRWEGRRWLLAKSGAPLDPEARYKILVTNYMLESMDGLTGLTGELIAEDYRRPLYAWFAAHPTSPERPLESLVDPAPRVAP